One genomic region from bacterium encodes:
- a CDS encoding thiolase domain-containing protein has product MGQLSGVVGIGQTKYDAKRIELSMPGLLREAAKRALEDADCNWSDIDAVVLGKAPDMFEGVMMPELWLADSLGCVGKPMLRVHTAGSVGGSTAIVASSLVEAGVHERVLTVGFEKQSESNAMWALTISAPFSVAVVAGAGGYFAPLIRGYIRRSGAPEDTGIRVALKDRLNALKNPYAHLQMPDIDFDQVMNSPMLWDPIRYLEACPSSDGACAMVFASRDAAKKSPGKPAWVHATSMRSEPTQFSGRDQVNPHAGRIAAADLYKKGGITNPRKEIDCAEIYVPFSWFEPMWMENLGFAPEGEGWKMTYEGATAMDGDLPVNMSGGVLSSNPIGASGMIRFAEAAMQVRGQAGEHQIDGAKLALGHAYGGGSQYFSMYLVGSELPSV; this is encoded by the coding sequence GACTCTTGCGCGAGGCGGCGAAGCGCGCGCTCGAGGACGCGGATTGCAACTGGTCCGATATCGACGCCGTGGTGCTCGGCAAGGCACCCGATATGTTCGAAGGCGTGATGATGCCCGAGTTGTGGCTGGCCGATTCGCTCGGCTGTGTCGGCAAACCGATGTTGCGCGTACACACGGCGGGAAGCGTGGGCGGATCCACGGCAATCGTGGCCTCGAGCCTGGTCGAGGCGGGCGTTCACGAACGCGTGCTCACTGTCGGCTTCGAGAAGCAGTCCGAAAGCAATGCGATGTGGGCGTTGACCATCTCCGCGCCTTTCTCGGTGGCGGTGGTCGCGGGTGCAGGCGGATACTTCGCTCCGCTGATCCGCGGCTACATCAGACGTTCGGGCGCACCGGAAGACACGGGCATCCGGGTCGCGCTCAAGGATCGCCTGAACGCACTCAAGAATCCGTACGCGCACCTGCAGATGCCCGACATCGATTTTGATCAGGTCATGAACTCGCCGATGCTCTGGGATCCGATCCGCTACCTGGAAGCGTGTCCCTCTTCTGACGGCGCCTGCGCGATGGTTTTCGCCAGTCGCGACGCAGCCAAGAAGTCACCCGGGAAACCCGCCTGGGTGCACGCGACCTCGATGCGCAGCGAACCGACGCAGTTCTCTGGTCGCGACCAGGTCAATCCGCACGCCGGTCGCATCGCGGCTGCAGACCTGTACAAGAAGGGAGGCATCACCAACCCGCGCAAGGAGATCGATTGCGCCGAGATCTACGTGCCCTTCTCCTGGTTCGAACCCATGTGGATGGAGAACCTGGGTTTCGCTCCGGAAGGTGAAGGCTGGAAGATGACCTACGAAGGCGCAACTGCGATGGACGGTGATCTACCCGTCAATATGTCGGGAGGTGTGCTGTCATCGAACCCGATCGGTGCCTCGGGAATGATCCGCTTCGCCGAAGCGGCCATGCAGGTGCGAGGACAGGCCGGCGAACACCAGATCGACGGTGCGAAACTCGCTCTGGGTCACGCATACGGCGGTGGCTCGCAGTACTTCTCGATGTACCTCGTCGGCAGCGAACTGCCGAGCGTATAG
- a CDS encoding acyl-CoA synthetase: MADHGFWNYTQRDPNHLALVAPDGREWTRDELAGVSNQLVHGLRAAGLQVGDCVAAVLPNCAEFYALNLACAQAGWYLTPINWHLAGPEIAYIVADCEARVFIAHERVAEVAALAAREVGLAESSCFAIGSVPGFRDFYELTEKQPTSLPEERTAGNVMNYTSGTTGQPKGVRRPLAPVDPDLIGGLMATFLAMFGIEPLKDNVHLVGSPLYHTAVLMWSTSSLHFGHTVVLMDKWLPEESLHLIEKYRVTTSHMVPTQFHRLLGLPDDVRAKYDCSSTRHMVHAAAPCPPDTKRRMIEWWGDSIYEYYAATEGGGTIVSPEEWMKYPGTVGKAWTGADIRIYDDDEKQLPVGERGTVYMRLGQADFEYHKDSAKTRKNRIENYFTVGDIGYLNEEGYLFLCDRKTDMIISGGANIYPAEIENVFMSHPKVGDVAVFGIPHEDWGEEIKAVVEPGTGILPSDALVAELLEFCSGRLAKFKTPKSIDFTEEMPRDPNGKLYKRKLRDPYWEDRDTAI; this comes from the coding sequence TTGGCGGACCACGGTTTCTGGAACTACACGCAACGCGATCCGAATCATCTGGCGCTGGTCGCTCCCGACGGACGGGAGTGGACGCGGGACGAACTCGCGGGGGTCAGTAATCAGTTGGTACACGGTCTGCGTGCGGCGGGACTTCAGGTGGGCGATTGCGTCGCCGCCGTGCTGCCCAATTGCGCGGAGTTCTACGCACTCAATCTGGCGTGCGCACAAGCGGGCTGGTACCTCACGCCTATCAACTGGCATCTGGCGGGACCCGAGATCGCCTATATCGTCGCTGATTGTGAGGCAAGGGTATTCATCGCCCACGAGCGTGTCGCCGAAGTCGCGGCTCTTGCGGCCCGGGAAGTCGGCCTTGCCGAGAGTTCGTGCTTCGCGATCGGCTCGGTGCCGGGCTTTCGCGACTTCTACGAGCTGACCGAGAAACAGCCGACCTCCCTGCCCGAGGAACGCACCGCGGGCAACGTGATGAACTACACCTCGGGTACGACGGGTCAACCCAAGGGAGTTCGCCGTCCGCTCGCACCCGTGGATCCCGACCTGATCGGTGGCCTGATGGCGACTTTCCTGGCGATGTTCGGCATCGAACCCTTGAAAGACAATGTGCACCTGGTGGGCTCTCCGCTGTACCACACCGCCGTGCTCATGTGGAGCACATCTTCGCTGCATTTCGGCCATACGGTGGTCCTGATGGACAAGTGGCTGCCCGAAGAGTCGCTGCATTTGATCGAGAAGTATCGAGTCACGACCAGCCATATGGTGCCGACGCAGTTCCACCGCCTGCTCGGCCTGCCCGACGACGTGCGCGCCAAGTACGACTGCTCTTCGACGCGCCATATGGTGCACGCCGCCGCCCCCTGTCCGCCCGACACCAAGCGACGCATGATCGAGTGGTGGGGTGACTCGATTTACGAGTACTACGCGGCCACCGAAGGCGGCGGCACGATCGTCAGCCCGGAAGAGTGGATGAAGTACCCGGGCACCGTCGGAAAGGCGTGGACTGGCGCGGATATTCGCATCTACGACGACGACGAGAAGCAGTTGCCGGTCGGCGAGCGCGGAACCGTGTACATGAGACTCGGCCAGGCCGATTTCGAGTACCACAAGGACAGCGCCAAGACGCGGAAGAACCGCATCGAGAACTACTTCACGGTCGGCGACATCGGCTACCTGAATGAGGAAGGCTACCTGTTTCTGTGCGACCGCAAGACCGATATGATCATCTCCGGTGGCGCCAACATCTACCCTGCGGAAATCGAAAACGTGTTCATGAGCCATCCGAAGGTGGGCGACGTGGCCGTCTTCGGGATTCCGCACGAAGACTGGGGCGAAGAGATCAAGGCGGTGGTCGAGCCGGGAACGGGCATCCTGCCCAGCGATGCACTGGTCGCAGAACTGCTCGAGTTCTGCAGTGGTCGACTTGCGAAATTCAAGACGCCCAAATCAATCGACTTCACCGAAGAAATGCCGCGCGACCCGAACGGCAAGCTCTACAAGCGAAAATTGCGCGATCCCTACTGGGAGGACCGCGATACAGCCATCTGA